A stretch of DNA from Halobacteriovorax vibrionivorans:
ATTTATTTTATTAGACTTATAGCTTGAACCAATTGTCTTTACATTCAAGTAGATTTTCATCCTTCAGAATACACTGAGTTGGACGCTCTTCTCCGTAGGCTCCTACGTAGAAATCAACAATAGTATATGATCCAAGTTTTGAGACCTTCGCGATTTCAACATATCCATCAAAGCGTAATGCTGACTCAAGGATCTCAACTAGTTTCACTTCAGATGTTGCTAAAGACATACTTGAAGTAAGTAAACAAATCGCCATAATAATTTTTTTCATAATCTTCTCTCAATCTAATGTTTTGATTTATATAGACCTATAGATAACAGGATCTCAAGACGAAGTACTTAAACATTATGAGTTGTGTAGAATTTATAAGGTTTTGTTATCTTGAAAAGATAAAATGGAAGAATTGAGTAAATTAAATATTAAAATGTGTAATTCCAAAAAAAGCTTCCACGAGTATATGACTTCTTTTCGACAGTAGGTGAATTATAGATTTCATCATCGAAGAGTCTGTAGGAAAAATTTAAGACAAGTGAGTTGTGCTTATCAAGGATATAGGTATTTACAAGTGTTATTGTTTGAATGATGGCCTCCTCAACTTTATAAGCAGAGAAATAACCTACTTCACTATCTCTTACTCCATAGTAGTAATTTGTATAATCTGAGCTAAAGACACCGTAAGTATATGAAGGAACGATAAAGTAATTCTTTGTAATCGGAAAACGCCAAGAAAATTTGAAATTATAATGTGTCCCTTTATAGGTATTAGAGATATCAGCGGCATAACTTGCGCTAAGAAAGAATAAGCGCACCATTGCTCCCACATCGACAGCAGACTTACGAAGTTCTACTTCATGGGCCTTATAACGATCCCCGATCATATTCACTTTTAGTCGCATTTCTGCCAGATGATTTCCTAAGACACGTGCACTAACA
This window harbors:
- a CDS encoding MipA/OmpV family protein, with the protein product MKYLIFLILFISQSVHAKWVTGIGYFQPGEYRVENEVSPMPFGLNIVPMIGYFSPRLRVAGPSVSARVLGNHLAEMRLKVNMIGDRYKAHEVELRKSAVDVGAMVRLFFLSASYAADISNTYKGTHYNFKFSWRFPITKNYFIVPSYTYGVFSSDYTNYYYGVRDSEVGYFSAYKVEEAIIQTITLVNTYILDKHNSLVLNFSYRLFDDEIYNSPTVEKKSYTRGSFFWNYTF